The proteins below are encoded in one region of Oreochromis niloticus isolate F11D_XX linkage group LG6, O_niloticus_UMD_NMBU, whole genome shotgun sequence:
- the sgsh gene encoding N-sulfoglucosamine sulfohydrolase, with amino-acid sequence MLPRVVCLIFLASCCIGESKTRNVLLIIADDAGFETEVYNNSVVHTPHLRSLAQRSVVFKNAFTSVSSCSPSRSAILTGLPQHQNGIYGLHQGVHHFNSFDEVQSLPLLLKQTNVHTGIIGKKHVGPGSVYPFDFAYTEENSSVLQVGRNITRIKLLVRKFFQTHKEEAFQRKNGEKAEESNRENIKSEERPFFLYVAFHDTHRCGHSQPQYGAFCEKFGNGEKEMGRIPDWTPQYYTPDQVKVPPFVPDTPASRADLAALYTTVSRLDQGIGLVLQELREAGYENDTLIIYSSDNGIPFPNGRTNLYHSGTAEPMVVSSPEHRERWGDTSEAYVSLLDITPTILDWFSVPYPSYSLPGTPASQVHLTGRSLLPALVTEPTSWHTVYSSQSLHEVTMYYPIRSIQQGPYHLLHNLHYRMPFPIDQDLYVSPTFQDLLNRTTLSQPTHWFKSLEQYYYRARWELYDTRTDPLETKNLVSDLSYRAVLESLRQDLQKWQWRTGDPWVCGPDYVLEDKLEPHCRPLYNGL; translated from the exons ATGCTCCCTCGGGTTGTCTGTCTTATTTTTTTAGCATCATGTTGCATCGGAGAGTCCAAAACAAGAAATGTGCTTCTAATAATTG ctgATGATGCAGGTTTCGAGACAGAGGTTTATAACAACTCTGTGGTCCACACGCCTCACCTGCGCTCTCTGGCTCAGCGCAGCGTGGTGTTCAAGAACGCCTTCACATCTGTCAGCAGCTGCTCACCCAGCCGCTCCGCCATCCTCACCGGCCTGccacag CATCAGAATGGCATTTATGGACTTCATCAAGGAGTCCATCACTTTAATTCTTTTGATGAAGTACAAAGTCTGCCGCTGCTTCTCAAACAAACCAACGTACACACAG GTATAATTGGAAAGAAGCATGTTGGCCCTGGATCTGTTTACCCCTTTGACTTTGCCTACACAGAGGAAAACAGCTCTGTCCTCCAGGTGGGGAGGAACATCACTCGCATTAAACTCCTGGTCCGCAAGTTTTTCCAGACTCACAAAGAGGAAGCCTTTCAACGAAAGAACGgggaaaaagcagaagaaagtAACCGGGAGAATATAAAGAGTGAAGAGAGGCCATTTTTCCTTTATGTTGCCTTCCATGATACTCATCGATGTGGACACTCGCAGCCCCAATACGGAGCTTTCTGTGAGAAGTTTGGGAATGGTGAAAAGGAGATGGGTAGAATCCCTGACTGGACACCACAGTATTACACACCAGACCAAGTAAAG GTTCCTCCTTTTGTGCCGGATACACCTGCATCACGAGCTGACTTGGCTGCACTGTACACCACAGTGAGCCGGCTGGATCAGG GTATCGGTTTAGTTCTTCAGGAGCTCAGAGAAGCCGGTTATGAGAACGACACTCTGATCATCTACAGCTCAGACAACGGTATCCCCTTCCCGAATGGCAGAACCAACCTGTATCACTCTGGAACGGCAGAGCCAATGGTGGTGTCCTCTCCGGAGCACAGGGAGCGATGGGGAGACACCAGCGAGGCCTACGTCAGCCTGCTGG ACATCACTCCCACCATCCTCGACTGGTTCTCTGTTCCTTACCCATCCTACAGCCTACCTGGCACCCCTGCCTCCCAGGTCCACCTCACTGGCCGCTCGTTACTCCCTGCTTTGGTAACTGAGCCCACCAGCTGGCACACAGTCTACTCCAGCCAGTCCCTGCACGAG GTCACCATGTACTACCCGATTCGCTCTATTCAGCAGGGGCCGTACCACCTTCTGCACAACCTGCACTACCGTATGCCCTTCCCTATCGATCAAGATCTGTACGTGTCGCCCACCTTTCAGGACCTGCTGAACCGCACCACGCTGAGTCAGCCAACACACTGGTTTAAAAGCCTGGAGCAGTACTACTACAGAGCTCGCTGGGAGCTGTACGACACCAG GACAGACCCACTGGAAACGAAGAACCTGGTGTCAGACCTGTCCTACAGAGCCGTGCTGGAGAGCCTGAGGCAGGATCTGCAGAAGTGGCAGTGGAGGACTGGCGATCCCTGGGTCTGTGGACCAGACTATGTCCTGGAGGACAAACTGGAGCCGCACTGCAGACCACTTTACAATGGATTATGA
- the npb gene encoding neuropeptide B, giving the protein MEKSVRFAVVCVGVSLLISCHSVEAWYKQTTGPSYYSVGRASGLLSGIRRSPYVRRSDSEETLMESGETVGNNVIPDSSRQISILKSMAICVKDISPNLKSCELMRDGTGTFQCKADVFLTLDSLDCLSA; this is encoded by the exons ATGGAGAAATCAGTCAGGTTCGCTGTGGTGTGCGTTGGAGTGTCTCTGCTCATCTCCTGCCATTCAGTCGAAGCCTGGTACAAGCAGACCACCGGTCCCAGTTACTACTCGGTTGGTCGCGCCTCGGGTTTGCTGTCCGGTATCAGGAGGTCACCGTACGTCCGGAGATCCGACTCCGAGGAGACGCTGATGGAGAGCGGAGAGACAGTCGGCAACAACGTAATCCCGGATAGTTCCAGGCAGATCTCCATCCTCAAAAGCATG GCCATCTGCGTGAAGGACATCTCTCCAAACCTGAAGAGCTGCGAGCTGATGCGGGACGGGACGGGCACCTTCCAGTGCAAGGCGGACGTCTTCCTCACCCTGGACTCCCTGGACTGCCTGTCCGCGTGA